Within the Pseudopipra pipra isolate bDixPip1 chromosome 19, bDixPip1.hap1, whole genome shotgun sequence genome, the region CCCAGGAGCCCTGATGGGAGTGAGAGGTCTCCTCCCTCCAGGGAGCTCATCACCAGTCGCACGGGGAGCACCCTGTGCATGAGCTCCCGCAGCGAGTCCATCTggaccagcacctccaggagcaAGTGGGAGATCTACCACAAGCCTGTGATCGTGGTGTCTGTTGGAGCTGCCCTCTTCCTCTTCGGGACAGTCATCATCATCCTGTCCTGCTTCCTGGAGGAtgagaaaaaagtttttaaaatgtctggCCCGGCTTTCCTGTCCCTGGGGCTGATGCTGCTTGTTTGTGGCCTTGTGTGGATCCCCATCAtcaggaagaagcagaagcagagacAGAAGTCACAGTTTCTACAGAGCCTCAAGTCCTTCTTCTTTAACCGCTGAGAGCAGCCCAGGACCTTCCCGGGAAGGTTCCCCTCCCCTCTACCAAGTTGTGCTGATTAGCCATAAAAAGAAACACGTTCTTGTACTCTCCTAGAGGATTTCATCCCAGTAAGTCTCTTCCCTACATGGTTTCCAGTGTCAAAATGAACTTTGTATTTCATCCAAgtaatgtcagaaaaaaagggagcaggattttccagctgagcccagcaaggcagttccAAACTCTCTGTGTCATTGGGTCAGTGAGCGACCCAACAGCACATGGTGGGGAAAGCAAAGCTCCCAAGTAACCTGGGCTAAAGCAAAGCTCCAAAGTTACCTGGGCTAAAGCAAAGCTCCAAAGTTACCTGGGCTAAAGCAAAGCTCCAAAGTTACCTGGCTCCTCCCAGGAGCTTCTGCAAGATACATCAGCAGAGAGGAGCCCTCTGACTGCAGAGTGTGAGCCAGGCTGGTGTGAACATTGCTGCAAACTGCAGTTTGGGTGGAGAAACTGAGAGGCCAGATGTGGTTCACCCAGA harbors:
- the PIRT gene encoding phosphoinositide-interacting protein, producing the protein MVTSSDPTTMEVPPRSPDGSERSPPSRELITSRTGSTLCMSSRSESIWTSTSRSKWEIYHKPVIVVSVGAALFLFGTVIIILSCFLEDEKKVFKMSGPAFLSLGLMLLVCGLVWIPIIRKKQKQRQKSQFLQSLKSFFFNR